Below is a genomic region from Actinomadura sp. NAK00032.
GGCCTCCGGGCGCTGGGCGCCCTCCGGCCGCCCGACCCGTGTTCTTGTGGCTGAGGTTCAAGCCTGGGAACTGTCGCCGATTGGGTGTATCGGCTTTGTGTGTGTCTTTTGTGGTTTGTCCGTGTGGGTGCGGGTGCCGGGGGGGTCGGGTCGGGCGGCCGTAGGGCGCCCAGCGCCCGTAGGTCGGCCGGCCCGCCGGTCGAGAGGCCGTTTCGCCGAGACGCGCCAGCGGATCGGGGAAACGGCCTCTCGACCGTGACGGGGGTTCCAGGGGGTCGCCCCCCTGGGAAAACACAGGGGTTCCAGGGGGTCGCCCCCCTGGGTGAACACAGGGGTTCCAGGGGGTCGCCCCCCTGGGTAAATTAGAAGGTCATCTCTGCCGAAAGTGGTGACTCTGATGGAGAGTAGGAACCCCGCGTTTCGGGGGAACGCCTTCGATCAGCGGGGGGCGGCGTACGGTGCCGCCGGATATGGGGCGCCCGCGTATGGCGGCCAGTACGGGGCGCCTGGTTATCAGGCTCCCGGGTACGCGCCGCCGGTCTCGCGGGCCATGACCTTGGACGATGTTGTCGTTCGGGGGTTTCTTAGCCTGGCCGTGCTGGTGGTTGCTGCGGCTGTTGCCTGGGTCGCGGTTCCCACCTCGGTGGCGGTGCCGGTGCTGGTGGTCGCGCTCATCGCCGAGATCGGGATCTGGGCGTTCATCACGTTCGGGCGCAAGGCCAACGCGCCTCTGGTGCTGGCGTTCGCCGCGGTGTACGGGGTCGTGGTCGGCATCGTCAGCCACTCCTACAACGACGTCTACCACGGTGTGGTCTTCCAGGCCGTGATCGGCACGGCGCTGGCGTTCGGCGCGACGCTCGCCGTCTACGCGCTGCGCATCGTCCGGGTCACGCCGAAGTTCGCCAAGTTCGTCATCGCCGCGGGCGCCGCGCTCATCGGGCTGATGATCATCAACCTGCTCGTGCACCTGTTCGGCGGCGACCAGGGCATCGGCATCCGCGACCCGGGCAGCCCGCTCGCCTACGTCTTCAGCGTCGTCGCGATCCTCGTCGGCTGCTTCTTCCTGCTGCTGGACTTCGACGCCGTCGAGCAGGGCGTCCGCCAGGGGGCGCCGGAGAAGTTCGCGTGGTACTGCGCGTTCGGGCTGGTGCTCAGCCTGGTGTGGATCTACCTGGAGATCCTGCGGCTGGTCAGCTACTTCAGCGGGCGCGACTAGCCCGCGCAATGATCAGCCCCGCGCCGGACGGTGCGGGGCTGATCCGTGCGGGATCTCTGCGCCGAGGTCGTGCCGGCGTCGCGGCACGACTGCGGGGGCAGCCGCCGGCGGGATCCCACCGGGTCCGTGGTCGTGCTTCGTCAGTAGTGGCGCTCGCGCCGGGTGCGCTCGTGCTCGCGCACCAGGGCCGCGGCGTAGCCGTGCGAGAGGTTGTGCTCC
It encodes:
- a CDS encoding Bax inhibitor-1/YccA family protein, which gives rise to MESRNPAFRGNAFDQRGAAYGAAGYGAPAYGGQYGAPGYQAPGYAPPVSRAMTLDDVVVRGFLSLAVLVVAAAVAWVAVPTSVAVPVLVVALIAEIGIWAFITFGRKANAPLVLAFAAVYGVVVGIVSHSYNDVYHGVVFQAVIGTALAFGATLAVYALRIVRVTPKFAKFVIAAGAALIGLMIINLLVHLFGGDQGIGIRDPGSPLAYVFSVVAILVGCFFLLLDFDAVEQGVRQGAPEKFAWYCAFGLVLSLVWIYLEILRLVSYFSGRD